The following proteins are co-located in the Zonotrichia albicollis isolate bZonAlb1 chromosome 1, bZonAlb1.hap1, whole genome shotgun sequence genome:
- the LOC141725207 gene encoding NAD(P)(+)--arginine ADP-ribosyltransferase 2-like, with translation MANTGFSVVPLDMAWNSFDDQYPGCQHTMTQLLPALNHFEFQQNPLFAQTWVKATAECWRRGPPVTPLSPAQAIALRTYTMKDVHKEFNAAVHVAGRSYQEYRDNFHFKTLHFLLSQALVTLRDTWGLRCHHVFQGVHGVQFEARCGDTIRFGRFTSTSLQKQIAQQFGTDTMFQVQTCFGEDIREFSSNPSEEEVLIPPFETFEITSVTQEGDRAVIHLRSSGTFSRYSCEWLRRDIMGKTWKTGIPTADQLSGDQPCELVVGGPGPS, from the exons ATGGCCAACACAGGCTTCTCAGTTGTTCCCCTGGACATGGCCTGGAACTCCTTTGATGACCAGTACCCTGGCTGCCAACACACCATGACCCAGTTGTTGCCAGCCCTCAACCACTTTGAGTTCCAACAGAACCCTCTGTTTGCCCAGACCTGGGTGAAGGCCACAGCCGAGTGCTGGAGGCGGGGGCCCCCTGtgacccctctgtccccagcccaggccatTGCCCTCAGGACCTACACAATGAAGGACGTGCACAAGGAGTTCAACGCAGCTGTGCATGTGGCTGGGCGCTCCTACCAAGAATACCGAGACAACTTCCATTTCAAAACACTGCATTTCCTGCTGAGCCAGGccctggtgacactgagggacacttggggactTCGATGTCACCATGTGTTCCAGGGGGTGCATGGTGTCCAGTTCGAGGCACGGTGTGGTGACACCATCCGGTTTGGTCGATTCACGtcaacatcactgcaaaaacaGATTGCTCAGCAATTTGGGACTGACACGATGTTCCAGGTGCAGACGTGTTTTGGCGAGGATATCCGAGAATTCTCCTCCAATCCTAGTGAGGAGGAGGTGCTGATCCCACCCTTTGAGACCTTTGAGATCACCAGTGTCACCCAGGAAGGAGACAGGGCAGTGATCCACCTCCGCTCCAGTGGGACCTTCAGCAGATACAGCTGCGAGTGGCTGCGACGTGACATCATGGGAAAAACCTGGAAGACAGGGATACCCACTGCGG ACCAGCTCTCTGGGGACCAGCCCTGTGAGCTGGTCGTTGGTGGGCCAGGACCATCCTGA